In Thermococcus sp., the following proteins share a genomic window:
- a CDS encoding aromatic amino acid transport family protein, with translation MPVSGGVERKKVTTSHGRYYSARIAAQRRKKLILIQNLRKRKCARGLRISTISVEKKRITKGEALAILVGTQIGAGVLGLPYAASKVGLVPALVVLIGVMFLMLGTGLIVLKFSAEMGGAQMSTIAQRVLGRVGGWLMYASIFIMSFGAILAYIAGMGSIFASLFGISETLGAFIFWILASLVVYHGLEASGKTELAMSYVMLALFIAVTLMLIPHAKLSNGLYTDLSGILSITGVAIFALGCHTVIPDVYKGLGSYEETKKVVVWAFIIPTAIYAIFMVAFLLAFGKNTPQIATQGLERLYGQIGKIVGNLIPLLAITTSYIGIALAQQSNNEEFVKLKRPIAWGLTVIPPALVYFAGVKNFADVLAFAGDTGDMMAFIILPILIWLVAKLRKH, from the coding sequence ATGCCCGTCTCCGGGGGAGTTGAGAGAAAAAAGGTCACTACCTCACACGGTCGTTATTACTCAGCGCGTATAGCGGCACAGAGGAGGAAAAAGCTCATCCTAATCCAGAACCTCAGGAAAAGGAAGTGTGCTAGGGGTCTAAGGATAAGCACGATTAGCGTGGAGAAGAAGCGCATAACCAAGGGAGAGGCTCTGGCAATCCTCGTGGGGACGCAGATTGGGGCAGGTGTCCTCGGTCTTCCCTACGCGGCAAGCAAGGTGGGTCTTGTCCCAGCCCTGGTCGTCCTTATAGGCGTCATGTTCCTAATGCTCGGAACGGGCCTAATCGTCCTGAAGTTCTCCGCCGAGATGGGTGGAGCACAGATGAGCACCATAGCCCAGCGCGTCCTCGGAAGGGTCGGCGGCTGGCTGATGTACGCCAGCATCTTCATAATGAGCTTCGGAGCGATTTTGGCGTACATAGCGGGAATGGGAAGCATCTTCGCGAGCCTCTTCGGAATAAGCGAAACGCTGGGAGCGTTTATCTTCTGGATTCTGGCTTCTCTGGTGGTCTACCACGGTCTTGAGGCGAGTGGAAAGACAGAACTGGCGATGAGCTACGTCATGCTTGCCCTCTTCATAGCGGTCACACTAATGCTAATCCCCCATGCAAAGCTCAGCAACGGCCTCTACACGGACCTCTCAGGAATTCTGAGCATAACCGGGGTTGCAATCTTTGCCCTCGGCTGTCACACGGTAATTCCCGACGTCTATAAGGGGCTTGGAAGCTACGAGGAGACGAAGAAAGTCGTCGTCTGGGCCTTCATCATACCGACGGCCATCTATGCGATATTCATGGTGGCCTTCCTCCTCGCCTTTGGAAAGAACACACCCCAGATAGCCACACAGGGCCTTGAGAGACTTTACGGCCAGATTGGAAAAATAGTTGGGAACCTAATCCCTCTCCTTGCAATAACGACGAGCTACATAGGAATCGCCCTAGCACAGCAGAGCAACAACGAGGAGTTCGTGAAACTTAAGAGACCGATAGCATGGGGCCTGACCGTGATTCCGCCAGCTCTGGTTTACTTCGCTGGTGTCAAGAACTTCGCGGACGTTTTAGCATTTGCTGGAGATACCGGAGACATGATGGCCTTCATAATCCTGCCGATACTGATATGGCTCGTCGCCAAGCTAAGAAAACACTAA
- the cobB gene encoding NAD-dependent protein deacetylase, whose product MLSHAAKILARSRFAIAFTGAGISAESGVPTFRGFNGLWKRYRPEELATPEAFQMNPNLVWEFYRWRMKKILEAKPNPAHYSLAELERLGIIKAVITQDVDDLHREAGTRNLVELHGNIFRVKCTSCDYRENLKEGGRVNEFVESRELPKCPRCGSPLRPDVVWFGETLPKDALEKAFNLAERADVVLVIGTSGVVYPAAYIPYIVKEHGGRVIEVNVERSGITPIADVFLRGKAGEILPKILELVRELR is encoded by the coding sequence ATGCTAAGCCACGCTGCGAAAATCCTGGCAAGGTCACGCTTTGCGATAGCCTTCACCGGGGCCGGGATAAGTGCCGAGAGTGGAGTGCCCACATTCAGGGGATTCAACGGCCTGTGGAAGAGGTACAGACCCGAGGAGCTCGCGACTCCAGAGGCTTTTCAAATGAACCCCAACCTCGTCTGGGAGTTTTACAGGTGGCGAATGAAGAAAATCCTGGAGGCAAAGCCGAATCCTGCCCATTACTCCCTTGCCGAGCTCGAAAGGCTCGGAATCATAAAGGCGGTAATAACCCAGGACGTTGACGACCTCCACAGAGAAGCTGGAACGAGAAACCTAGTGGAGCTCCACGGGAACATATTCCGGGTTAAGTGCACTTCCTGTGACTACAGGGAAAACCTCAAGGAGGGTGGTCGCGTTAACGAGTTCGTTGAATCCAGGGAACTTCCAAAGTGTCCCCGCTGTGGCTCTCCCTTACGGCCAGACGTGGTCTGGTTCGGAGAGACCCTTCCAAAGGACGCCCTGGAGAAGGCCTTTAACCTCGCCGAAAGAGCCGACGTTGTGCTCGTTATAGGCACTAGCGGGGTAGTTTATCCAGCGGCGTACATTCCATACATCGTCAAGGAGCACGGTGGAAGAGTTATCGAGGTTAACGTCGAGAGGAGCGGGATAACGCCGATAGCGGACGTCTTCCTTCGCGGAAAGGCGGGGGAAATTCTTCCTAAAATCTTGGAGCTTGTGAGGGAGTTAAGATGA